In Stieleria varia, one genomic interval encodes:
- a CDS encoding Calx-beta domain-containing protein: MWKHIKRPSRKQNSRSTDRHSGTLRRRNSVRRRVFGELLEDRRLLACDANVCVEVKFAESSTPSAQVSTLTLNRDYEAQVFIQDNRQNSPSGVFQAYFDVVYDTQLISLTQSGVTHGAQFPIRQLGDTSVDGRIDAAGGGSAGLPNPADGSFLLFSFPFRADAVGTLNLGLSQDASSTNRVEYFIPSGAVPASDIAFDGTSIMIAAPASPTVSIVNTTNANESGTAGVFTVRQSVSTTTPTVVSYTLGGQAASGTDFNALSGTVTIPANSTSATINVIPINDQLVEETESIIITLGSITSSAAGVSIDSSSNVASIDLLDNDSATVGIAKSRDGNEAGLVSGQFMVTQTAISSTDTVISYSVSGGTATQGTDFAALSGTVTIPAGSAMTLLNVPVLQDNHIEGSESLTVRLDSISSGDANIFVGSNNQATLNVIDDDTAILRVDAGNSGNEAGTVSGAFNLVQTKTSDVDTVVSYTIAGTAISGQDFTPRSGTATIPAGSTTASVVIPVLDDAIVESTETVTLTINSITSNSPGVSISTTQNSASINITDNDNATLSISPVRDGAEAGPVSGQFMVTQSAVSSTNTSVTFTLAGTATVGSDYASPSLTATIPAGQTSALINLSVLDDSIVEGNETVIVTLQSISGGDSEISISPTANQATIAITDNETPLVSIAATRSGQEQNTVAGQLTLSQSIATATQTQVAYTVTGTAAAGQDFSTLSGVATIPAGQTSTIIQVPVLNDSLVEGSETVIVTLSNIQGTSTLMIDNANRVATISIEDNDTATATISGSQNVTEADSNAIPLTVTLSKASSTATTLSYVVSGTATGNSDFDTLSGSVTVPANQSTATINVMLREDNLVESSESIIVTLNQVTAGNTGLITIGSSNQAATLNIADNDSATITIAADANGSEQGPTPGRFLVTQSATSSAPTVVNYTVGGTATSSQDFTPLSGSVTIPAGSTSAAISVPVLDDSDAEGSESVIVTLTSISNGNPGISLGGTNAATVLISDNESPQVGVSGTTNGSESNQTAGVFTLTQTVATDVDTVVSYTISGTASSGADFTALSGTAVIPMNATSTTISAAVLDDLIVEGSESLTLTITSLAGDSALVIDSANQSASISIDDDDTATARVAATQNGAENNNVNGSFTITLSSPSAQATTIAYTVSGSANAGVDYDSLSGVITLPAGATTGVISVIVNDDAVVEATENVRVTLNSVTSGLTDRITINPAGTTAAIQILDNDSATISIAAGRNGGEANTQSGRFDVTQSAVSATDTIIQYSVSGTATSGVDFSALSGSVTIPAGQTTASIDVSVLDDAIAEGAESVIVSLTAITAGDSDVTLSASSSATVLISDDDIPQVSVSATRNAPESGSVTGLFTVSQSVVTTTPTTVQYNVTGTASLDTDYIGLSGTAVIPAGQLSVDVSVTAINDSMIEGDETITLQITGVSGDAQLEIDAAQQTATIDLTDDESGLISIAATSNAAEAGEIPGLFTVTQDGVSDSDTTVTLTISGTATESEDFTAVSRTVLIPAGQTTATIEIPVIDDATVESTESVSVQLVAVTSSNDALALDTSADNASIDIVDNDTALIQVSLDNNGAEDSNSSGQFTITQSAVSSSDTLIGYTIGGTATSGDDYTALSGTVTIPSGSTSVTIPVPVVDDGIVEADETVLITLDQVVQSNGGITIDPQEDSLTLLIVDNDSATVSIELESDGSESGASPASFTVTQSAVSSVDTVIQLAVSGTATSGDDFQITSQSVTIPAGQTSASIVVSILDDELLESAETIIVTLDSITASDPDVSLDATMSSATATIVDDESGLISVAVTSNADESGLVNGVFTVTQDGVSAVDTVLNYTIGGTASQDIDFTALSGTVTIPAGQTSATVTVPVIQDDLIEGQETVLLTLTQTVSGDDRAQIDTSASAAEMILADDDTGVIRIVSAGNASEANTTAGTWTVSQSGVSTTDTVVSYTVAGTATSQSDFNALPGSVTIPAGQTSATITLQPLDDAVVEPTETVVLTLDSISSGSPLLSLSTTENQASVNITDNDNATVSISRLSDGLENGAVAATARITLSSASSTDTTVAISLGGTAGTQDFASIANTVTIPAGQTSVDLSLATVDDTSVEGIETVTVSLESISSGNDAIEIDTANRSASMSIADNDLATVEFVASSSNVLELAGSHSILVRLNVPGGGSLASPLTANVAVTGGSATTPGDFTLQTTSVTFAAGSTNGATQTVSINLVQDQVIEDAETIALGLSLANANSSISLGGASTHTVSLTDDPMDAEISGRVWIDANNDGIEQVGEMTVPGVVIQLVGATMLGEDVNLETTTDASGIYRFVGLSAGEYSITEIHPGNYLDGSESIGTIGGVSSGTVSSDRFTGIQLQPSQIGTNYSFGEIGLAAAQVNRFRVLARPRGGQTFGLPITSDNLTTTPTPVVSASSSSTVSAASSTNATPTQSPTDPSAANPISNFVASTAAATAAQSANVQYVNPPSSTPSSSQPLVRLSGTRLIITGSDQPNHIEIHPADVAFHQWSHRIVVNGETRFYDADMVDEVVLISGSDADSVVIADTTGNDVLTVKRDEVDFSSDSLQVQAIAYDFVRAISSSGGTDRILRDDELDALDYVLSTDGNWVL; the protein is encoded by the coding sequence ATGTGGAAACACATCAAACGTCCATCGCGAAAACAGAACTCTCGATCGACCGATCGTCACAGCGGAACGCTTCGTCGCCGCAATAGTGTTCGTCGACGGGTTTTCGGTGAGCTGCTGGAGGACCGTCGCCTGCTCGCCTGTGACGCGAATGTCTGCGTGGAGGTGAAGTTTGCGGAGTCCAGCACGCCGTCGGCACAAGTTTCCACGCTGACGTTGAACCGAGACTACGAAGCACAGGTTTTTATTCAAGACAATCGGCAAAACTCCCCGTCGGGAGTCTTTCAAGCTTACTTTGACGTCGTCTACGACACCCAACTGATCAGTCTGACACAGAGTGGCGTGACTCACGGCGCACAGTTCCCCATTCGCCAACTTGGCGACACATCTGTCGATGGCCGAATCGATGCTGCTGGTGGCGGCAGTGCGGGACTACCCAATCCTGCCGATGGCTCCTTTCTGCTGTTCAGCTTTCCGTTTCGTGCCGATGCAGTGGGAACGTTGAACTTGGGGCTGTCTCAGGATGCTTCCAGCACCAACCGTGTGGAATACTTCATCCCCAGTGGCGCGGTTCCAGCCAGTGACATCGCCTTTGATGGCACGTCCATCATGATTGCGGCGCCGGCCAGCCCAACCGTTTCGATCGTGAACACAACCAATGCCAATGAATCCGGAACCGCTGGCGTCTTCACTGTTCGTCAATCCGTCAGCACAACGACCCCCACAGTCGTCAGCTACACTCTGGGTGGGCAAGCAGCCAGTGGCACGGACTTCAACGCCCTCAGTGGAACGGTCACCATTCCGGCCAATAGCACTTCCGCAACCATCAATGTGATCCCGATCAATGATCAGTTGGTCGAAGAAACCGAGTCCATCATCATCACATTGGGTTCGATCACCAGCAGTGCCGCGGGTGTTAGCATCGACAGCAGCAGCAACGTCGCCTCGATCGACTTGCTCGACAACGATAGCGCGACGGTCGGCATCGCGAAATCACGTGATGGGAATGAAGCCGGTTTAGTGTCCGGCCAGTTCATGGTCACTCAAACCGCAATCAGCTCGACCGATACTGTCATCAGCTACAGCGTTTCAGGCGGGACAGCCACCCAAGGTACCGACTTCGCGGCGTTGTCCGGCACAGTCACGATTCCGGCGGGTTCCGCCATGACTTTGCTGAATGTACCCGTGTTGCAGGACAATCACATCGAAGGTTCAGAGTCGCTCACCGTGCGACTTGATTCCATCAGCAGCGGCGACGCGAACATTTTTGTCGGTAGCAATAACCAAGCCACGCTCAATGTCATCGATGACGACACGGCAATCCTGCGTGTCGACGCGGGCAACAGCGGCAACGAAGCAGGCACGGTCAGCGGCGCATTCAATCTCGTTCAGACAAAGACCAGCGATGTGGATACGGTGGTCTCCTACACCATCGCTGGCACGGCAATTTCGGGACAGGATTTCACGCCGCGAAGCGGAACGGCAACGATCCCTGCCGGCTCGACCACCGCCAGTGTGGTGATTCCCGTGCTGGATGATGCCATCGTCGAATCAACCGAGACAGTGACGCTGACGATCAACTCGATCACCAGCAACAGCCCCGGTGTCAGTATCTCCACGACACAAAACTCAGCGTCCATCAACATCACGGACAACGATAACGCGACACTCAGCATCTCGCCGGTCCGAGACGGCGCCGAAGCCGGCCCGGTCAGTGGTCAGTTCATGGTGACGCAATCTGCCGTCAGCTCAACCAACACGTCTGTCACATTCACGCTGGCGGGCACGGCAACCGTCGGCTCCGACTACGCTTCACCAAGTTTGACTGCCACGATCCCGGCGGGCCAAACCAGTGCCCTGATCAACTTGTCGGTTTTGGATGACTCGATCGTCGAAGGAAACGAGACGGTCATCGTCACGCTGCAGTCAATATCTGGCGGTGACAGCGAAATCAGCATCAGCCCAACTGCCAACCAAGCAACCATCGCCATCACGGACAACGAAACTCCACTTGTCTCCATCGCTGCAACCCGCTCCGGACAAGAACAGAACACGGTCGCGGGACAATTAACGCTGTCGCAGTCGATCGCGACGGCGACGCAGACGCAAGTCGCCTACACGGTCACGGGGACTGCCGCGGCTGGACAGGATTTCTCAACGCTCAGCGGCGTGGCGACGATCCCCGCCGGTCAAACATCAACAATCATCCAAGTTCCCGTGTTGAACGACAGCCTGGTCGAGGGAAGCGAAACCGTGATCGTGACCCTTTCGAACATCCAAGGTACTTCGACCCTGATGATCGACAACGCAAACCGTGTCGCCACAATCAGCATCGAGGACAACGATACCGCGACCGCGACGATCTCGGGCTCACAGAACGTTACCGAAGCAGATTCAAACGCGATCCCGTTGACCGTGACCCTGAGCAAAGCCAGCTCGACAGCAACCACACTCAGCTACGTGGTGTCGGGCACCGCAACAGGGAACTCTGATTTCGACACACTCAGCGGCAGCGTCACCGTGCCTGCGAATCAATCCACTGCCACCATCAACGTGATGCTGCGGGAGGACAACTTGGTGGAATCCTCCGAGTCGATCATCGTCACGCTCAATCAAGTCACCGCAGGAAACACCGGACTGATCACCATCGGCTCGAGCAACCAAGCGGCGACCCTCAACATTGCCGACAATGATTCTGCAACGATCACGATAGCCGCCGATGCAAATGGCAGCGAGCAAGGCCCCACCCCGGGTCGCTTTCTCGTCACCCAGAGTGCGACCAGTTCCGCACCGACCGTCGTCAACTACACCGTCGGCGGTACAGCAACGTCGAGCCAAGACTTCACACCGCTCAGCGGCAGCGTCACGATCCCGGCCGGATCTACCTCCGCCGCCATCAGCGTCCCCGTGCTGGATGACTCCGACGCCGAAGGCTCCGAGTCCGTCATTGTCACGCTGACATCCATCAGCAACGGCAATCCAGGAATCTCGCTTGGAGGAACCAACGCAGCAACCGTGCTGATCAGTGACAATGAATCGCCTCAAGTCGGTGTGAGCGGTACAACAAACGGATCGGAGTCCAACCAAACCGCAGGTGTCTTTACCCTGACGCAGACCGTTGCGACCGACGTCGATACGGTCGTCAGCTACACCATCTCGGGAACTGCATCCTCAGGTGCAGATTTCACTGCATTGAGCGGGACGGCCGTGATTCCCATGAACGCAACGAGTACAACGATCAGCGCTGCTGTCCTGGACGACTTGATCGTGGAGGGATCGGAGTCCCTGACGTTGACGATCACATCGCTCGCGGGTGACTCTGCACTGGTCATCGACTCTGCCAATCAATCCGCCAGCATTTCCATCGACGACGATGACACCGCAACGGCTCGTGTCGCGGCGACACAGAACGGCGCTGAAAACAACAATGTCAACGGTTCTTTTACGATCACACTCAGTTCACCGAGCGCACAAGCGACAACGATCGCGTACACCGTTTCGGGTAGTGCCAACGCGGGAGTCGATTACGATTCGCTTTCAGGCGTCATCACTTTGCCCGCAGGTGCAACGACCGGCGTCATTTCTGTGATCGTGAATGACGACGCGGTTGTCGAGGCAACAGAAAACGTTCGAGTGACGTTGAATAGTGTGACCAGTGGATTGACCGACCGCATCACGATCAATCCAGCAGGCACTACAGCCGCTATTCAGATACTGGACAACGATTCGGCGACCATTTCGATCGCCGCTGGTCGCAATGGGGGAGAAGCCAACACGCAAAGTGGTCGGTTTGATGTAACACAATCTGCAGTGAGCGCCACCGACACGATCATTCAGTACTCGGTCAGCGGCACTGCCACTTCGGGCGTTGATTTCAGCGCTCTCAGTGGCAGCGTCACCATCCCGGCCGGTCAAACCACGGCGTCCATCGATGTTTCCGTACTCGATGATGCGATCGCGGAAGGAGCAGAGTCGGTGATTGTGTCTCTGACTGCCATCACCGCTGGTGACAGTGACGTGACGCTGAGTGCATCCTCCTCTGCAACCGTTTTGATCTCGGATGATGACATTCCACAGGTTTCGGTGTCCGCAACCAGAAATGCTCCAGAGTCTGGAAGTGTCACGGGATTGTTTACGGTTTCGCAGTCGGTTGTCACAACCACTCCGACGACCGTCCAGTACAACGTCACCGGTACGGCTTCGCTGGACACCGATTACATCGGACTCAGCGGCACCGCCGTCATCCCGGCGGGACAGTTGTCGGTCGATGTCAGTGTTACCGCGATCAACGATTCGATGATCGAAGGCGACGAGACGATCACGTTGCAAATCACAGGCGTTTCAGGTGACGCTCAATTGGAGATCGATGCCGCCCAACAGACCGCCACGATCGACTTGACCGACGACGAAAGCGGCCTGATCAGCATTGCCGCTACAAGCAACGCTGCCGAAGCCGGCGAGATTCCAGGACTATTCACGGTCACACAAGACGGCGTGTCCGACAGCGACACCACCGTGACATTGACCATCAGCGGAACGGCAACGGAGTCGGAAGACTTCACTGCTGTCAGTCGAACCGTATTGATTCCGGCTGGCCAAACCACTGCGACCATCGAGATCCCTGTCATCGATGATGCCACCGTCGAATCGACAGAAAGTGTTTCCGTTCAATTGGTCGCAGTGACAAGCTCGAACGACGCTTTGGCTTTGGATACGTCCGCCGACAACGCCTCAATCGACATCGTCGATAACGACACCGCATTGATTCAAGTCTCGCTCGATAACAACGGAGCTGAAGACTCCAACTCGTCCGGCCAATTCACGATCACGCAATCAGCGGTCAGTTCCAGCGACACCTTGATCGGGTACACCATTGGCGGGACTGCAACCAGTGGCGATGACTACACTGCTCTATCGGGGACGGTCACGATCCCATCCGGCTCGACTTCAGTGACCATTCCAGTGCCGGTTGTCGACGATGGAATCGTGGAAGCAGACGAAACCGTCCTGATCACACTTGATCAAGTCGTGCAGTCCAACGGCGGAATCACCATTGATCCCCAAGAGGACTCGTTGACCTTGTTGATTGTCGACAATGATTCGGCGACTGTCAGCATTGAGCTGGAAAGCGACGGCAGCGAATCGGGGGCTTCGCCAGCCTCCTTCACGGTGACTCAGAGTGCCGTCAGTTCCGTCGATACGGTCATCCAATTGGCGGTCAGTGGAACCGCGACGTCGGGCGATGATTTCCAAATCACAAGTCAATCGGTCACGATCCCCGCAGGTCAAACTTCAGCCAGCATTGTTGTTTCCATTTTGGATGACGAACTGTTGGAGTCGGCGGAAACCATCATCGTCACGCTTGATTCGATCACCGCCTCTGATCCTGACGTTTCGCTCGACGCGACGATGTCATCAGCCACTGCAACGATCGTTGACGACGAATCCGGCCTGATTTCTGTCGCGGTCACCAGCAATGCGGATGAGAGCGGACTAGTCAACGGAGTGTTTACTGTCACACAGGACGGTGTTTCAGCGGTCGATACGGTGTTGAATTACACGATCGGCGGTACGGCGTCTCAAGACATCGATTTTACCGCACTTTCCGGGACGGTGACCATTCCCGCGGGTCAGACATCGGCGACCGTCACAGTCCCCGTGATCCAGGATGATTTGATCGAAGGACAAGAAACCGTTTTATTGACGCTGACACAAACGGTCAGCGGCGACGACCGTGCCCAGATCGACACGTCTGCGTCTGCTGCAGAAATGATCCTCGCGGACGATGACACCGGCGTGATTCGCATTGTCTCCGCGGGCAATGCGAGTGAAGCAAACACGACCGCAGGTACTTGGACGGTTTCACAGAGCGGTGTTTCCACGACCGATACGGTCGTCTCGTACACGGTCGCGGGAACAGCCACGTCGCAATCCGATTTCAACGCCCTGCCCGGCAGCGTGACCATTCCCGCCGGTCAGACGTCCGCGACCATCACGTTGCAACCTCTGGATGACGCCGTGGTCGAACCGACTGAAACCGTCGTGCTGACACTCGATTCGATCAGTAGCGGGAGTCCACTGTTGAGTTTGTCGACGACCGAGAATCAAGCCTCGGTGAACATCACCGACAACGACAACGCGACGGTATCGATCTCGCGTTTGAGTGACGGTTTGGAAAACGGAGCGGTTGCTGCAACCGCCAGGATCACCCTCTCTTCGGCCAGTTCGACAGACACGACCGTGGCGATCTCCCTCGGAGGAACGGCAGGAACGCAGGACTTTGCCTCGATCGCAAACACAGTGACAATCCCTGCAGGACAAACCAGCGTTGATCTTTCGTTGGCGACCGTTGACGATACGAGCGTGGAAGGCATCGAGACCGTCACGGTTTCGCTTGAGTCTATTTCAAGCGGGAACGACGCGATCGAGATCGATACGGCAAATCGTTCCGCATCGATGTCCATTGCCGACAATGATCTGGCAACCGTGGAGTTTGTCGCAAGCAGCAGTAACGTCTTGGAACTTGCTGGTTCACACTCGATCTTGGTGAGATTGAATGTTCCTGGCGGCGGCAGCTTGGCAAGTCCATTGACGGCCAATGTCGCTGTCACCGGAGGATCAGCGACCACACCGGGCGACTTCACGCTGCAGACCACCAGCGTGACCTTTGCCGCCGGCAGCACGAATGGCGCAACGCAGACGGTCTCGATCAACTTGGTACAGGATCAGGTCATCGAAGACGCGGAGACGATCGCGTTGGGACTGTCGCTTGCAAATGCCAACTCCAGCATCTCTCTCGGCGGCGCATCCACGCACACCGTCAGCTTGACCGACGACCCCATGGACGCAGAGATATCCGGTCGTGTCTGGATCGATGCAAACAACGACGGAATTGAACAAGTCGGTGAAATGACGGTTCCAGGAGTCGTCATCCAACTGGTCGGCGCCACCATGTTGGGCGAAGACGTCAACCTGGAGACGACCACCGATGCATCGGGAATCTATCGCTTCGTCGGTTTGTCCGCTGGCGAGTACTCGATCACAGAGATTCACCCTGGCAATTACCTCGACGGATCAGAATCCATTGGGACGATCGGCGGTGTTTCATCCGGAACCGTTTCCAGCGATCGCTTCACCGGTATTCAGTTGCAGCCATCTCAGATCGGCACGAATTACTCTTTCGGTGAGATCGGATTGGCGGCAGCGCAAGTCAATCGGTTCCGGGTCTTGGCACGCCCTCGAGGCGGTCAGACCTTCGGGCTGCCGATCACCAGCGACAACTTGACCACCACCCCGACCCCCGTGGTCAGCGCGTCGTCCAGCTCCACTGTCAGCGCCGCATCGAGCACCAATGCGACGCCCACTCAATCCCCGACTGACCCTTCCGCGGCCAATCCAATCTCGAACTTTGTCGCCAGCACTGCCGCAGCGACAGCGGCTCAGTCGGCAAACGTGCAATACGTCAACCCACCAAGCAGCACACCGAGTTCGTCGCAACCGTTGGTCCGTCTCTCTGGGACTCGTCTGATCATCACCGGGAGCGACCAGCCCAACCACATCGAAATCCACCCAGCCGACGTGGCGTTTCACCAGTGGTCGCATCGCATCGTAGTGAACGGCGAAACACGATTCTACGACGCTGACATGGTGGACGAAGTCGTCTTGATATCGGGTTCGGACGCAGACTCCGTGGTCATTGCCGATACGACGGGGAACGATGTCTTGACCGTGAAGCGAGACGAAGTCGACTTCTCATCCGATTCGCTGCAAGTTCAAGCGATTGCGTATGACTTCGTGCGGGCCATTTCGAGCTCGGGAGGCACGGATCGAATTCTCCGAGACGACGAGCTAGACGCATTGGATTATGTGCTTTCGACAGACGGCAATTGGGTTCTGTAA